A genomic window from Nematostella vectensis chromosome 9, jaNemVect1.1, whole genome shotgun sequence includes:
- the LOC5517279 gene encoding titin isoform X1 gives MQILWLYVCYVLLRLEAVSSSSTWQWQFDRSVCLNDGDNATMTWNVTLESGQSLSGIEIWEQSTAPGATPSKMYTYLVGPEPAYSDRVMSISLTDSSPVYHIVFTLANVSNNKDGFGTKSLQCRVAAGSLPTITGQPPLDTVFNVQVPPSSVVISPPSPTVTERDQVNLTCSADGTPPPNFTWISPQGHTVAHGPYYNIPIVHRNMSGVYTCVATDGCGRNHTRDATLAVRYKPDNTSLTILGGNASAQCGSKISFNCTADGVPKPNKYSLYLGNQAMKTDTNGEFSNIQLNTSGEHVFTCVPTNEIGEGLNKTVIVNASEVLPVVSVDIPPNGRMVKGSSVTLTCDGTGPVPLQISWYKDNIFNASGKTLTISKVTVQDEGNYTCNLSSSCGTTLNTSFIGVDYIPENTTLQINKSNNTSIIACVGDIILLNCYAEGKPSVITYSLLLNGEQHKANRSGVFLVFPGTPGWNNFSCVPNNTIGKGPEALVHIIVPVTPSSVEISPPSPTVTERDQVNLTCSADGTPPPTFTWISPQGNTVAHGPSYTIPMVHRNMTGMVYTCVATNGCGKNLTKDANLAVQYKPVNTSLTILGGDASRQCGSNVSFNCTADGAPKPHKYSLYLGNQTIKTNTNGVLSNIKLNTSGEHVFTCVPTNEIGEGLNKTVIVNASEVLPVVSVDIPPNGRMVKGSSVTLTCDGTGPVPLQISWYKDNIFIGSGKTLTISKVTVQDEGNYTCNVSSSCGTTLNTSFIIVDYKPENTTLRVNTTNACVGEMVQLNCSAVGKPAEITYILKMNGKLMSQNGISLVRLNSPVVHTFACIPNNTAGSGQEANLTIPVSEPPSIVQFPSKNIILTEGDSKELMCNASGSPSPAVTWYKLGIDWVDQNVSKLALSTREDTGSYRCMATNAAPCKNTSFSSWINVTVHYFDIETSGVVCSPFNITVRTNLNPTPSINCTWGIGGSGTVIQGVNTASDQVIYSVNVQGGQTTNVTCSRGNNKRIYTVVSSSDKAATTNGSIRFANMSFPPTEENKTNINRLFNETVPPCTGNVKVYGYRRGSVIVDMAITMSEKVADPFALLKDAFVAAGATYGLTIDPTGVKAQQANPSDSTTSPPSLTTQGAPTTAAAVTPKEGLTDVVIALIVVGVIVFLLIICGLVFWFCAKKKKKKRDIGADNLEMFANGTGTSPYAEVGPTAHANGGSGVESPYSEVEQRRNNDDTQGAGADAYPQVDKSKKSKPKEEKEKLPDMMQQPDPNVTYAQVDKSLKKKNREEPMYAQVDKKKKKPKKKPGELLYADLSDFTDGPKPKGDGTLEFASGEGVKRPEAYRETDYAEISHVLRGKTEDTQPTAMCFPPGPPTFALKNCDVKETSVRLRWTPPLSDNGSPILDYKVEVSSVFAAEGISSTSILIPELEPNTKYLARVAARNAAGLGTAAEQSFTTRGKGVEPGQGNAAFQNEAYEPDQAPNDINFLPPPSADGRSTSMTTVST, from the exons ATGCAAATTCTATGGCTTTATGTATGCTATGTACTATTAAGGCTTGAAG CTGTAAGCTCCAGCAGTACATGGCAGTGGCAATTCGATAGATCCGTATGCCTCAACGATGGCGACAACGCTACAATGACGTGGAATGTGACTCTGGAGTCAGGCCAGAGTTTGTCAGGAATTGAGATCTGGGAGCAGTCTACAGCGCCTGGAGCAACACCGTCCAAGATGTATACTTATCTTGTTGGACCTGAACCAGCCTACAGTGACCGAGTGATGTCCATATCGCTCACGGATTCAAGCCCTGTCTACCATATTGTGTTTACGCTGGCGAATGTTAGCAACAATAAAGATGGATTCGGCACTAAAAGCCTACAGTGTAGAGTTGCAGCAGGAAGTTTGCCAACCATTACAGGACAACCCCCGTTAGACACCGTGTTTAACGTGCAAG TCCCACCCAGCAGCGTTGTCATTTCTCCACCGAGTCCTACCGTGACCGAGCGTGACCAAGTGAACCTGACGTGTTCAGCTGATGGTACTCCTCCACCAAACTTCACATGGATCAGCCCTCAGGGGCACACCGTAGCACACGGACCGTACTACAACATTCCCATCGTGCACCGCAACATGTCAGGGGTCTACACATGCGTCGCTACTGATGGGTGTGGACGGAATCACACCAGGGATGCGACACTAGCAGTAAGAT ACAAGCCTGACAATACCTCTTTGACCATACTGGGTGGAAACGCATCTGCTCAGTGTGGATCAAAAATATCATTTAACTGTACTGCTGACGGCGTTCCAAAACCAAATAAGTACTCTCTTTACTTGGGGAATCAGGCGATGAAGACGGACACCAATGGTGAATTTAGTAACATCCAGCTGAACACTTCAGGAGAACATGTGTTCACGTGTGTACCTACTAATGAAATTGGTGAAGGACTAAATAAAACTGTGATCGTAAACGCATCAGAGGTACTTCCTGTAGTGTCCGTCGACATCCCGCCCAATGGTAGAATGGTCAAAGGGTCAAGTGTTACTTTGACATGTGACGGTACAGGACCGGTACCGTTACAAATCAGCTGGtacaaagacaatattttcaatGCCTCGGGAAAAACCCTCACGATATCGAAAGTCACAGTACAAGACGAAGGGAACTACACTTGTAATTTGTCAAGTTCATGTGGAACAACGTTGAACACCTCGTTTATTGGCGTTGATT ACATTCCAGAGAACACAACTCTTCAAATCAACAAATCGAATAATACTAGTATAATCGCATGCGTTGGAGACATTATCCTGCTAAACTGTTACGCTGAAGGCAAGCCTTCAGTTATCACTTATTCCCTTCTGCTGAATGGTGAACAGCATAAGGCTAATCGAAGTGGAGTTTTTCTTGTCTTCCCCGGCACTCCTGGATGGAACAATTTTTCTTGCGTTCCTAACAACACTATCGGCAAAGGGCCAGAAGCACTTGTTCACATCATCGTTCCAG TCACTCCCAGCAGCGTTGAAATTTCCCCACCGAGTCCTACCGTGACCGAGCGTGACCAAGTGAACCTGACGTGTTCAGCTGATGGTACTCCTCCACCAACCTTCACATGGATCAGCCCTCAGGGGAACACCGTAGCACACGGACCGTCCTACACCATTCCCATGGTGCACCGCAACATGACAGGAATGGTGTACACGTGCGTGGCTACTAACGGCTGCGGGAAAAACCTCACCAAGGATGCTAATCTTGCTGTACAAT ACAAACCTGTGAACACTTCCCTGACCATACTTGGTGGAGATGCGTCTCGTCAATGCGGATCGAATGTATCATTTAACTGTACTGCTGACGGCGCACCAAAGCCGCATAAGTACTCTCTCTACTTGGGAAATCAGACGATCAAGACTAACACCAATGGTGTATTAAGTAACATCAAGCTAAACACTTCAGGAGAACATGTATTCACGTGTGTACCTACTAATGAAATTGGTGAAGGACTAAACAAAACTGTGATCGTAAACGCATCAGAGGTACTTCCTGTAGTGTCCGTCGACATCCCGCCCAATGGTAGAATGGTCAAAGGGTCAAGTGTTACTTTGACATGTGACGGTACAGGGCCGGTACCATTACAAATCAGCTGGtacaaagacaatattttcatTGGCTCGGGAAAAACCCTCACGATATCGAAAGTCACAGTACAAGACGAAGGGAACTACACTTGTAATGTGTCAAGTTCATGTGGAACAACGTTGAACACCTCATTTATTATTGTTGATT ATAAACCAGAAAACACCACCCTAAGGGTCAATACTACAAACGCTTGTGTCGGAGAGATGGTCCAGTTGAACTGCAGCGCTGTTGGCAAGCCTGCTGAGATCACctatattttgaaaatgaatggAAAGTTGATGAGTCAGAATGGAATATCTCTTGTTCGTCTTAACTCGCCAGTTGTACATACGTTCGCGTGCATTCCTAACAATACTGCGGGAAGTGGTCAAGAGGCGAATCTCACCATCCCCGTATCAG AGCCTCCATCTATAGTCCAGTTTCCCTCAAAGAATATCATCCTTACGGAAGGAGATAGTAAAGAATTGATGTGTAACGCTTCTGGTTCCCCAAGTCCAGCCGTGACATGGTACAAACTAGGCATAGACTGGGTGGATCAAAATGTATCAAAACTTGCCCTGTCGACAAGAGAAGACACAGGCAGCTATAGATGTATGGCGACTAATGCTGCTCCCTGCAAGAACACGTCATTTTCTTCTTGGATCAATGTTACTGTGCATT ACTTTGATATAGAAACAAGTGGGGTTGTATGCTCCCCATTCAACATTACTGTCAGGACCAACTTGAACCCCACCCCAAGTATCAACTGTACCTGGGGCATAGGCGGGAGCGGCACAGTTATCCAGGGAGTAAACACAGCGTCTGATCAAGTGATATATTCTGTAAATGTGCAAGGCGGACAGACTACTAATGTGACCTGCTCGCGTGGAAATAACAAGAGAATCTACACTGTCG TTTCATCATCAGATAAAGCAGCTACTACAAATGGCAGCATTAGATTTGCAAATATGAGCTTTCCACCaactgaagaaaacaaaacaaatattaacAGATTG TTTAATGAAACCGTCCCGCCGTGTACTGGGAACGTGAAGGTTTATGGGTATAG ACGAGGGAGTGTCATTGTTGACATGGCTATCACGATGTCAGAGAAAGTCGCGGATCCTTTCGCTCTTCTCAAAGATGCGTTTGTCGCGGCTGGTGCAACATATGGCTTGACCATCGATCCTACAGGCGTAAAGGCACAGCAAG CCAACCCCAGTGATTCCACTACCAGTCCCCCATCCCTGACCACCCAAGGCGCGCCCACCACCGCCGCCGCGGTCACGCCCAAAGAGGGTCTGACAGATGTCGTAATCGCCCTTATCGTGGTCGGCGTCATCGTCTTTTTGCTCATAATATGCGGGCTGGTCTTTTGGTTCTGTgcgaagaagaagaaaaagaaaagag ATATCGGTGCAGACAATCTCGAAAT GTTCGCTAATGGTACAGGAACATCACCCTATGCTGAG GTTGGACCAACAGCGCATGCTAATGGTGGCAGCGGCGTCGAGTCTCCTTACTCAGAAGTGGAACAGCGCAGAAACAATGATGATACCCAAGGCGCAGGCGCAGATGCCTACCCCCAGGTGGACAAAAGCAag AAATCAAAGCCCAaggaggagaaggagaagtTGCCAGACATGATGCAGCAACCTGACCCGAACGTCACATACGCGCAAGTGGATAAATCCCTCAAGAAGAAAAACAGAGAAGAGCCCATGTACGCCcaagttgacaaaaaaaag AAAAAGCCGAAAAAGAAGCCAGGAGAACTATTGTACGCGGATCTCAGCGACTTCACTGATGGTCCAAAGCCTAAGGGCGACGGGACTCTCGAGTTTGCGTCAGGCGAAGGCGTGAAAAGACCCGAGGCGTACCGAGAGACCGATTACGCTGAGATCTCTCATGTGCTGAGAGGAAAAACGGAAGACACACAGCCTACTGCCATGTGTT TCCCTCCCGGACCCCCAACGTTTGCTCTAAAGAATTGCGACGTCAAAGAGACGTCTGTCCGTCTTCGCTGGACCCCACCCCTGAGCGACAATGGCAGCCCTATCCTCGATTACAAGGTGGAAGTCAGCTCCGTCTTCGCGGCGGAGGGTATCTCAAGTACCTCGATCCTAATTCCCGAACTTGAACCGAACACCAAGTACTTGGCCCGGGTTGCTGCGCGGAACGCCGCTGGCCTGGGTACCGCGGCAGAACAGTCTTTTACAACTAGGGGGAAAG
- the LOC5517279 gene encoding titin isoform X2: MQILWLYVCYVLLRLEAVSSSSTWQWQFDRSVCLNDGDNATMTWNVTLESGQSLSGIEIWEQSTAPGATPSKMYTYLVGPEPAYSDRVMSISLTDSSPVYHIVFTLANVSNNKDGFGTKSLQCRVAAGSLPTITGQPPLDTVFNVQVPPSSVVISPPSPTVTERDQVNLTCSADGTPPPNFTWISPQGHTVAHGPYYNIPIVHRNMSGVYTCVATDGCGRNHTRDATLAVRYKPDNTSLTILGGNASAQCGSKISFNCTADGVPKPNKYSLYLGNQAMKTDTNGEFSNIQLNTSGEHVFTCVPTNEIGEGLNKTVIVNASEVLPVVSVDIPPNGRMVKGSSVTLTCDGTGPVPLQISWYKDNIFNASGKTLTISKVTVQDEGNYTCNLSSSCGTTLNTSFIGVDYIPENTTLQINKSNNTSIIACVGDIILLNCYAEGKPSVITYSLLLNGEQHKANRSGVFLVFPGTPGWNNFSCVPNNTIGKGPEALVHIIVPVTPSSVEISPPSPTVTERDQVNLTCSADGTPPPTFTWISPQGNTVAHGPSYTIPMVHRNMTGMVYTCVATNGCGKNLTKDANLAVQYKPVNTSLTILGGDASRQCGSNVSFNCTADGAPKPHKYSLYLGNQTIKTNTNGVLSNIKLNTSGEHVFTCVPTNEIGEGLNKTVIVNASEVLPVVSVDIPPNGRMVKGSSVTLTCDGTGPVPLQISWYKDNIFIGSGKTLTISKVTVQDEGNYTCNVSSSCGTTLNTSFIIVDYKPENTTLRVNTTNACVGEMVQLNCSAVGKPAEITYILKMNGKLMSQNGISLVRLNSPVVHTFACIPNNTAGSGQEANLTIPVSEPPSIVQFPSKNIILTEGDSKELMCNASGSPSPAVTWYKLGIDWVDQNVSKLALSTREDTGSYRCMATNAAPCKNTSFSSWINVTVHYFDIETSGVVCSPFNITVRTNLNPTPSINCTWGIGGSGTVIQGVNTASDQVIYSVNVQGGQTTNVTCSRGNNKRIYTVVSSSDKAATTNGSIRFANMSFPPTEENKTNINRLFNETVPPCTGNVKVYGYRRGSVIVDMAITMSEKVADPFALLKDAFVAAGATYGLTIDPTGVKAQQANPSDSTTSPPSLTTQGAPTTAAAVTPKEGLTDVVIALIVVGVIVFLLIICGLVFWFCAKKKKKKRDIGADNLEMFANGTGTSPYAEVGPTAHANGGSGVESPYSEVEQRRNNDDTQGAGADAYPQVDKSKKSKPKEEKEKLPDMMQQPDPNVTYAQVDKSLKKKNREEPMYAQVDKKKKKPKKKPGELLYADLSDFTDGPKPKGDGTLEFASGEGVKRPEAYRETDYAEISHVLRGKTEDTQPTAMCFPPGPPTFALKNCDVKETSVRLRWTPPLSDNGSPILDYKVEVSSVFAAEGISSTSILIPELEPNTKYLARVAARNAAGLGTAAEQSFTTRGKGVEPGQGNAAFQNEAYEPDQAPNDSGKATA; this comes from the exons ATGCAAATTCTATGGCTTTATGTATGCTATGTACTATTAAGGCTTGAAG CTGTAAGCTCCAGCAGTACATGGCAGTGGCAATTCGATAGATCCGTATGCCTCAACGATGGCGACAACGCTACAATGACGTGGAATGTGACTCTGGAGTCAGGCCAGAGTTTGTCAGGAATTGAGATCTGGGAGCAGTCTACAGCGCCTGGAGCAACACCGTCCAAGATGTATACTTATCTTGTTGGACCTGAACCAGCCTACAGTGACCGAGTGATGTCCATATCGCTCACGGATTCAAGCCCTGTCTACCATATTGTGTTTACGCTGGCGAATGTTAGCAACAATAAAGATGGATTCGGCACTAAAAGCCTACAGTGTAGAGTTGCAGCAGGAAGTTTGCCAACCATTACAGGACAACCCCCGTTAGACACCGTGTTTAACGTGCAAG TCCCACCCAGCAGCGTTGTCATTTCTCCACCGAGTCCTACCGTGACCGAGCGTGACCAAGTGAACCTGACGTGTTCAGCTGATGGTACTCCTCCACCAAACTTCACATGGATCAGCCCTCAGGGGCACACCGTAGCACACGGACCGTACTACAACATTCCCATCGTGCACCGCAACATGTCAGGGGTCTACACATGCGTCGCTACTGATGGGTGTGGACGGAATCACACCAGGGATGCGACACTAGCAGTAAGAT ACAAGCCTGACAATACCTCTTTGACCATACTGGGTGGAAACGCATCTGCTCAGTGTGGATCAAAAATATCATTTAACTGTACTGCTGACGGCGTTCCAAAACCAAATAAGTACTCTCTTTACTTGGGGAATCAGGCGATGAAGACGGACACCAATGGTGAATTTAGTAACATCCAGCTGAACACTTCAGGAGAACATGTGTTCACGTGTGTACCTACTAATGAAATTGGTGAAGGACTAAATAAAACTGTGATCGTAAACGCATCAGAGGTACTTCCTGTAGTGTCCGTCGACATCCCGCCCAATGGTAGAATGGTCAAAGGGTCAAGTGTTACTTTGACATGTGACGGTACAGGACCGGTACCGTTACAAATCAGCTGGtacaaagacaatattttcaatGCCTCGGGAAAAACCCTCACGATATCGAAAGTCACAGTACAAGACGAAGGGAACTACACTTGTAATTTGTCAAGTTCATGTGGAACAACGTTGAACACCTCGTTTATTGGCGTTGATT ACATTCCAGAGAACACAACTCTTCAAATCAACAAATCGAATAATACTAGTATAATCGCATGCGTTGGAGACATTATCCTGCTAAACTGTTACGCTGAAGGCAAGCCTTCAGTTATCACTTATTCCCTTCTGCTGAATGGTGAACAGCATAAGGCTAATCGAAGTGGAGTTTTTCTTGTCTTCCCCGGCACTCCTGGATGGAACAATTTTTCTTGCGTTCCTAACAACACTATCGGCAAAGGGCCAGAAGCACTTGTTCACATCATCGTTCCAG TCACTCCCAGCAGCGTTGAAATTTCCCCACCGAGTCCTACCGTGACCGAGCGTGACCAAGTGAACCTGACGTGTTCAGCTGATGGTACTCCTCCACCAACCTTCACATGGATCAGCCCTCAGGGGAACACCGTAGCACACGGACCGTCCTACACCATTCCCATGGTGCACCGCAACATGACAGGAATGGTGTACACGTGCGTGGCTACTAACGGCTGCGGGAAAAACCTCACCAAGGATGCTAATCTTGCTGTACAAT ACAAACCTGTGAACACTTCCCTGACCATACTTGGTGGAGATGCGTCTCGTCAATGCGGATCGAATGTATCATTTAACTGTACTGCTGACGGCGCACCAAAGCCGCATAAGTACTCTCTCTACTTGGGAAATCAGACGATCAAGACTAACACCAATGGTGTATTAAGTAACATCAAGCTAAACACTTCAGGAGAACATGTATTCACGTGTGTACCTACTAATGAAATTGGTGAAGGACTAAACAAAACTGTGATCGTAAACGCATCAGAGGTACTTCCTGTAGTGTCCGTCGACATCCCGCCCAATGGTAGAATGGTCAAAGGGTCAAGTGTTACTTTGACATGTGACGGTACAGGGCCGGTACCATTACAAATCAGCTGGtacaaagacaatattttcatTGGCTCGGGAAAAACCCTCACGATATCGAAAGTCACAGTACAAGACGAAGGGAACTACACTTGTAATGTGTCAAGTTCATGTGGAACAACGTTGAACACCTCATTTATTATTGTTGATT ATAAACCAGAAAACACCACCCTAAGGGTCAATACTACAAACGCTTGTGTCGGAGAGATGGTCCAGTTGAACTGCAGCGCTGTTGGCAAGCCTGCTGAGATCACctatattttgaaaatgaatggAAAGTTGATGAGTCAGAATGGAATATCTCTTGTTCGTCTTAACTCGCCAGTTGTACATACGTTCGCGTGCATTCCTAACAATACTGCGGGAAGTGGTCAAGAGGCGAATCTCACCATCCCCGTATCAG AGCCTCCATCTATAGTCCAGTTTCCCTCAAAGAATATCATCCTTACGGAAGGAGATAGTAAAGAATTGATGTGTAACGCTTCTGGTTCCCCAAGTCCAGCCGTGACATGGTACAAACTAGGCATAGACTGGGTGGATCAAAATGTATCAAAACTTGCCCTGTCGACAAGAGAAGACACAGGCAGCTATAGATGTATGGCGACTAATGCTGCTCCCTGCAAGAACACGTCATTTTCTTCTTGGATCAATGTTACTGTGCATT ACTTTGATATAGAAACAAGTGGGGTTGTATGCTCCCCATTCAACATTACTGTCAGGACCAACTTGAACCCCACCCCAAGTATCAACTGTACCTGGGGCATAGGCGGGAGCGGCACAGTTATCCAGGGAGTAAACACAGCGTCTGATCAAGTGATATATTCTGTAAATGTGCAAGGCGGACAGACTACTAATGTGACCTGCTCGCGTGGAAATAACAAGAGAATCTACACTGTCG TTTCATCATCAGATAAAGCAGCTACTACAAATGGCAGCATTAGATTTGCAAATATGAGCTTTCCACCaactgaagaaaacaaaacaaatattaacAGATTG TTTAATGAAACCGTCCCGCCGTGTACTGGGAACGTGAAGGTTTATGGGTATAG ACGAGGGAGTGTCATTGTTGACATGGCTATCACGATGTCAGAGAAAGTCGCGGATCCTTTCGCTCTTCTCAAAGATGCGTTTGTCGCGGCTGGTGCAACATATGGCTTGACCATCGATCCTACAGGCGTAAAGGCACAGCAAG CCAACCCCAGTGATTCCACTACCAGTCCCCCATCCCTGACCACCCAAGGCGCGCCCACCACCGCCGCCGCGGTCACGCCCAAAGAGGGTCTGACAGATGTCGTAATCGCCCTTATCGTGGTCGGCGTCATCGTCTTTTTGCTCATAATATGCGGGCTGGTCTTTTGGTTCTGTgcgaagaagaagaaaaagaaaagag ATATCGGTGCAGACAATCTCGAAAT GTTCGCTAATGGTACAGGAACATCACCCTATGCTGAG GTTGGACCAACAGCGCATGCTAATGGTGGCAGCGGCGTCGAGTCTCCTTACTCAGAAGTGGAACAGCGCAGAAACAATGATGATACCCAAGGCGCAGGCGCAGATGCCTACCCCCAGGTGGACAAAAGCAag AAATCAAAGCCCAaggaggagaaggagaagtTGCCAGACATGATGCAGCAACCTGACCCGAACGTCACATACGCGCAAGTGGATAAATCCCTCAAGAAGAAAAACAGAGAAGAGCCCATGTACGCCcaagttgacaaaaaaaag AAAAAGCCGAAAAAGAAGCCAGGAGAACTATTGTACGCGGATCTCAGCGACTTCACTGATGGTCCAAAGCCTAAGGGCGACGGGACTCTCGAGTTTGCGTCAGGCGAAGGCGTGAAAAGACCCGAGGCGTACCGAGAGACCGATTACGCTGAGATCTCTCATGTGCTGAGAGGAAAAACGGAAGACACACAGCCTACTGCCATGTGTT TCCCTCCCGGACCCCCAACGTTTGCTCTAAAGAATTGCGACGTCAAAGAGACGTCTGTCCGTCTTCGCTGGACCCCACCCCTGAGCGACAATGGCAGCCCTATCCTCGATTACAAGGTGGAAGTCAGCTCCGTCTTCGCGGCGGAGGGTATCTCAAGTACCTCGATCCTAATTCCCGAACTTGAACCGAACACCAAGTACTTGGCCCGGGTTGCTGCGCGGAACGCCGCTGGCCTGGGTACCGCGGCAGAACAGTCTTTTACAACTAGGGGGAAAG